One genomic region from Streptomyces sp. Li-HN-5-11 encodes:
- the ehuD gene encoding ectoine/hydroxyectoine ABC transporter permease subunit EhuD encodes MKWDWGAVREFMPHFWDGLLVTLQALALGSLISFALGLVWALLARTPTRWVRWPVEAVTEFVRNTPLLVQLFFLFYVLPEWGLTFSALATGVFAIGLHYSTYTMQVYRAGIEAVPAGQWEAATALNLPRRRTWTAVILPQAIRRVVPALGNYVISMLKDTPMLMAITVLEMLGQARLFSQQHFQFTEPLTVIGVAFILVSYLASLLLRALERRLVR; translated from the coding sequence ATGAAGTGGGACTGGGGTGCCGTACGCGAGTTCATGCCGCACTTCTGGGACGGCCTGCTCGTCACGCTGCAGGCACTCGCGCTGGGCTCGCTGATCTCGTTCGCGCTGGGCCTGGTGTGGGCGCTGCTGGCGCGGACGCCGACCCGGTGGGTGCGCTGGCCGGTGGAGGCGGTCACGGAGTTCGTGCGCAACACGCCTCTGCTGGTGCAGTTGTTCTTCCTCTTCTACGTGCTGCCCGAGTGGGGGCTGACCTTCTCCGCCCTGGCCACCGGCGTCTTCGCCATCGGGCTGCACTACTCGACGTACACGATGCAGGTCTACCGGGCCGGTATCGAGGCGGTGCCCGCCGGCCAGTGGGAGGCGGCGACGGCGCTGAACCTGCCGCGGCGGCGGACGTGGACGGCGGTGATCCTGCCGCAGGCGATCCGCCGGGTGGTCCCCGCCCTCGGCAACTACGTCATCTCGATGCTCAAGGACACGCCCATGCTGATGGCGATCACGGTGCTGGAGATGCTCGGGCAGGCGCGGCTGTTCTCGCAGCAGCACTTCCAGTTCACCGAGCCCCTGACCGTGATCGGCGTGGCCTTCATCCTCGTTTCCTATCTGGCCTCCCTCCTCCTGCGAGCACTGGAGCGACGTCTTGTCCGTTGA
- the ehuA gene encoding ectoine/hydroxyectoine ABC transporter ATP-binding protein EhuA, whose product MSVDTAKNPDRPLDTTSTSELVRLKNVTKRFGDHTVLDGLDFSVDAGKHVTLIGPSGSGKTTILRLLMTLAKPDEGTITVDGEQLFPAPEKQVREIRKKIGMVFQQFNLFPNMTVLRNITEAPVTVLGMSKDEAEARARELLDLVGLADKSGSRPSQLSGGQQQRVAIARALAMRPQVLLLDEVTSALDPELVAGVLDVLRDIAHSTDITMLCVTHEMGFARDISDQVLMFDHGRVVESGPPEKMFGEPEEERTREFLSAVL is encoded by the coding sequence TTGTCCGTTGACACAGCCAAGAATCCCGACCGTCCCCTCGACACCACCTCGACCTCGGAACTGGTCCGCCTGAAGAACGTGACCAAGCGGTTCGGCGACCACACGGTCCTCGACGGGCTCGACTTCTCCGTCGACGCCGGCAAGCACGTGACGCTCATCGGCCCCTCCGGCTCGGGCAAGACCACGATCCTGCGGCTGCTGATGACCCTGGCCAAGCCCGACGAGGGCACCATCACGGTCGACGGGGAGCAGCTTTTCCCGGCCCCCGAGAAGCAGGTCCGCGAGATCCGCAAGAAGATCGGGATGGTCTTCCAGCAGTTCAACCTGTTCCCGAACATGACGGTCCTCAGAAACATCACCGAGGCCCCGGTCACCGTGCTCGGCATGTCCAAGGACGAGGCGGAGGCCCGCGCCCGCGAGCTGCTGGACCTGGTGGGCCTGGCCGACAAGTCCGGCTCCCGCCCCTCCCAGCTCTCCGGCGGCCAGCAGCAGCGGGTGGCAATCGCCCGGGCGCTGGCGATGCGGCCGCAGGTGCTGCTGCTCGACGAGGTGACCTCGGCCCTGGACCCGGAGCTGGTCGCGGGTGTCCTGGACGTGCTGCGGGACATCGCCCACAGCACGGACATCACCATGCTGTGCGTGACCCACGAGATGGGTTTCGCCCGGGACATCTCCGACCAGGTCCTGATGTTCGACCACGGGCGGGTCGTGGAGTCCGGGCCGCCGGAGAAGATGTTCGGCGAGCCGGAGGAGGAGCGGACCCGGGAGTTCCTCAGCGCGGTCCTCTGA
- a CDS encoding IclR family transcriptional regulator C-terminal domain-containing protein, translated as MRIEPTAPYHSAQDALRVLETVARRSAGVTDTELARRTGIGPERLTTLLRMLRREGYVEQVADGSYVSGDSLARLGSARGREQALRDQLQRTLDRLRDSVGAAVYMSRYIDGEVRVTQYADSPATPAVHEWVDFRYSAHATAVGKSLLTQLDHHGRRDHLARHKLARLTSRTITSDKLLLSRLEAQPPTVPVLDLQEYAIGTVCAAVPITAGSSVGCLALSLPVEHAHRLRRAADALNRNAARVLLSLAI; from the coding sequence ATGAGGATCGAGCCGACCGCACCGTACCACTCGGCGCAGGACGCCCTGCGCGTCCTGGAGACAGTGGCGCGCCGCTCCGCCGGGGTCACCGACACGGAACTGGCCCGCCGCACCGGCATCGGCCCCGAGCGCCTGACCACGCTGCTGCGGATGCTGCGCCGCGAGGGCTACGTCGAGCAGGTCGCCGACGGCTCCTACGTCAGCGGGGACTCCCTCGCCCGCCTCGGCTCCGCCCGGGGCCGTGAGCAGGCCCTGCGCGACCAGCTCCAGCGGACCCTCGACCGGCTGCGCGACTCCGTGGGCGCGGCCGTCTACATGAGCCGGTACATCGACGGCGAGGTCAGGGTCACCCAGTACGCCGACAGCCCGGCCACGCCCGCCGTCCACGAGTGGGTCGACTTCCGCTACTCCGCCCACGCCACCGCGGTCGGCAAGAGCCTGCTGACCCAGCTCGACCACCACGGGCGGCGTGACCACCTCGCGCGGCACAAGCTGGCCCGCCTCACCTCGCGGACCATCACCAGCGACAAGCTGCTGCTCTCCCGCCTGGAGGCGCAGCCGCCCACCGTGCCGGTCCTCGACCTGCAGGAGTACGCGATCGGCACGGTCTGCGCGGCCGTCCCGATCACCGCCGGCTCCTCCGTGGGCTGCCTGGCGCTGTCGCTGCCCGTGGAGCACGCGCACCGGCTGCGCCGCGCCGCGGACGCCCTCAACCGGAACGCGGCACGCGTGCTGCTCTCGCTCGCGATCTGA
- a CDS encoding WYL domain-containing protein: MRAARLIRMALLVQSSPGLTAAALARELEVSERTVIRDAQALQEAGVPIRSERGRAGGYHLAPGHRTRLTSLHPTEAETLYLSGLPTALRDLGLAGAAGTARLKLSATLLPSLRAAAESSARRFHLDAPAWFREPSAPEVLPELARAVWSDRAVELSYARPGRDGGRPRRVTRVLEPYGLVLKAGVWYVVGRVPDDPTGHDGAWRTYRVDRVTALSPAPGAGEPFVRDPSFDLAAHWRAHSAGFARALLRTTVTLRLTERGLRRLPAVADPAGVGEALASATAPDAAGRVTLALPVESQDVAFAQLTELGADAEVLAPAGLRARFREHARALAALYGADGADGADGAQSQR; the protein is encoded by the coding sequence ATGCGTGCCGCTCGTCTGATCCGCATGGCGCTCCTCGTCCAGTCGAGCCCCGGTCTGACCGCTGCCGCCCTCGCCCGTGAGCTGGAGGTCTCCGAGCGCACCGTCATCCGCGATGCCCAGGCGCTGCAGGAGGCGGGCGTGCCCATCCGGTCCGAGCGCGGCCGCGCGGGCGGCTACCACCTGGCGCCCGGCCACCGGACCCGGCTGACCTCGCTCCATCCCACCGAGGCGGAGACGCTGTACCTGTCCGGTCTGCCCACGGCCCTGCGCGATCTGGGGCTGGCGGGCGCGGCCGGCACGGCCCGGCTGAAGTTGTCGGCCACCCTGCTGCCGTCGCTGCGCGCGGCGGCCGAGTCGTCGGCGCGCCGCTTCCACCTCGACGCACCGGCCTGGTTCCGCGAACCGTCGGCACCCGAGGTGCTGCCGGAACTGGCCCGCGCCGTGTGGTCCGACCGCGCAGTGGAACTGTCCTATGCGCGGCCGGGCCGGGACGGCGGCCGGCCCCGCAGGGTGACCCGTGTGCTGGAGCCGTACGGGCTCGTCCTGAAGGCGGGGGTCTGGTACGTCGTGGGCCGTGTCCCGGACGACCCGACGGGCCATGACGGCGCCTGGCGCACCTACCGCGTCGACCGCGTCACGGCCCTGTCCCCCGCTCCCGGCGCCGGCGAACCCTTCGTCCGCGACCCGTCCTTCGACCTGGCCGCGCACTGGCGGGCCCACTCGGCCGGGTTCGCCCGGGCGCTGCTGCGCACGACCGTCACCCTGCGACTGACGGAGCGCGGCCTGCGCCGCCTGCCCGCCGTGGCGGACCCGGCCGGCGTCGGCGAGGCGCTGGCCTCCGCGACCGCGCCGGACGCGGCCGGGCGCGTCACGCTCGCCCTTCCGGTGGAGTCGCAGGACGTCGCCTTCGCCCAGCTCACCGAACTGGGCGCGGACGCGGAGGTACTGGCCCCGGCCGGCCTGCGCGCCCGCTTCCGCGAGCACGCGCGGGCCCTCGCCGCCCTGTACGGCGCGGACGGAGCGGACGGAGCAGACGGAGCACAGAGTCAGCGGTAG
- a CDS encoding SDR family oxidoreductase, whose protein sequence is MDNDTDHQPARHEGPLTGRIALVAGATRGAGRALAVELGRAGATVYVTGRTTREHVSEVGRSTETIEETAELVTAAGGTGIAVPTDHLDEDRVRALVGRIEGEQERLDILVNDLWGGEHLLAGSVFGKKSWQTPLADGLRILELGVRSHMITAALALPLLIRSDAPLHVEVTDGTAAFNRRYRGNLYYDLAKNAPIRIAYGLGEELAEYGGTAVAVTPGYLRSEQMLAHFGVTEENWRDAIAREPDFAIAESPSYLARAVAALAADPDRAARWNGKSASSAEIARVYGVRDVDGSRPDALAYLEEGRFGGKDGTAEDYR, encoded by the coding sequence ATGGACAACGACACGGACCACCAGCCCGCCCGCCACGAAGGCCCGCTCACCGGCCGTATCGCGCTCGTCGCCGGGGCCACCCGCGGCGCCGGCCGCGCCCTCGCCGTCGAACTCGGCCGCGCCGGCGCCACCGTCTACGTCACCGGCCGCACCACCCGCGAGCACGTGAGCGAGGTCGGCCGGTCCACGGAGACCATCGAGGAGACCGCCGAGCTGGTCACCGCGGCCGGCGGCACCGGCATCGCCGTCCCCACCGACCACCTCGACGAGGACCGGGTACGCGCCCTCGTCGGGCGGATCGAGGGCGAACAGGAACGGCTCGACATCCTCGTCAACGACCTCTGGGGCGGCGAGCACCTGCTCGCCGGCTCCGTCTTCGGCAAGAAGAGCTGGCAGACGCCGCTCGCCGACGGCCTGCGCATCCTGGAACTCGGGGTGCGCTCGCACATGATCACGGCGGCGCTCGCGCTCCCGCTCCTCATCCGCTCGGACGCGCCGCTGCACGTCGAGGTCACCGACGGCACCGCGGCCTTCAACCGCCGCTACCGCGGGAACCTCTACTACGACCTCGCGAAGAACGCCCCGATCCGGATCGCCTACGGGCTGGGCGAGGAACTGGCGGAGTACGGGGGCACGGCGGTCGCCGTCACGCCGGGCTATCTGCGCTCGGAGCAGATGCTCGCCCACTTCGGCGTGACCGAGGAGAACTGGCGCGACGCCATCGCGCGGGAACCGGACTTCGCCATCGCCGAGTCGCCGTCCTACCTGGCCCGCGCGGTCGCCGCGCTCGCCGCCGACCCGGACCGGGCGGCCCGCTGGAACGGGAAGTCCGCCTCCAGCGCGGAGATCGCCAGGGTCTACGGCGTACGGGACGTGGACGGCAGCCGGCCGGACGCCCTGGCGTACCTCGAGGAGGGCAGGTTCGGCGGGAAGGACGGCACGGCGGAGGACTACCGCTGA
- a CDS encoding AMP-binding protein, with protein MESKGASGRGTVAELVCERWGDRRPGMWFEERVFSHHEVAAGAAARAALLGDLLPPGAAPHVGVLLDNTPEFPLWLSAAALRGAAVAGINPTRRGPELARDILHTECRLLVTGQTHLPLLDGLDLPGVRVLVTGTEEYAQLLAPYADARPDASRARPDDRFLLYFTSGSTGAPKAAICTQGRLAAAGRSLVGHFGVRPGDVHYVCMPMFHGNAVIADWAPALAAGAGVALRRRFSASRFLADVRRYRATYFTYVGRAIQYVLATEPRPDDRDNPLRLGFGTEAGAVDAAAFEQRFGVRLVEGYGSSEGGAAIQWRPGTPAGAVGKAAPGDDLVVLDPETRKECPRAVFDRAGRLLNGDEAIGELVNRGPNPFEGYWRNPAAEAERRRDGWYWTGDLFYRDADGFYYFAGRTDDRLRVDSENLAAAMIENILARYGAAVAVAVYAVPDPVTGDQVMAAIAGTFDPDAFAAFLLAQPDLGTKMAPRFVRVVERMPVTATNKIDRAKLRREGFRCADPVWWRPPGESSYRRLTETDAEGPLVSTRGPSPVRRQGLEPRTR; from the coding sequence ATGGAGTCCAAGGGCGCATCCGGCAGGGGCACGGTCGCGGAGCTCGTGTGCGAGCGGTGGGGCGACCGGCGGCCCGGGATGTGGTTCGAGGAGCGGGTGTTCAGCCACCACGAGGTGGCCGCGGGCGCCGCGGCGCGCGCGGCGCTGCTCGGAGACCTGCTGCCGCCCGGCGCCGCACCGCACGTCGGGGTGCTGCTCGACAACACCCCGGAGTTCCCGCTGTGGCTGAGCGCCGCAGCCCTCCGGGGCGCCGCCGTCGCCGGGATCAACCCCACGCGCCGCGGCCCTGAGCTGGCCCGGGACATCCTGCACACCGAGTGCCGCCTCCTCGTCACCGGGCAGACCCACCTGCCGCTCCTCGACGGCCTCGACCTGCCCGGAGTACGCGTCCTGGTCACCGGCACCGAGGAGTACGCACAGCTCCTCGCGCCCTACGCCGACGCCAGGCCGGACGCCTCCCGGGCCCGCCCGGACGACCGCTTCCTGCTGTACTTCACCTCCGGCTCGACCGGCGCCCCCAAGGCCGCGATCTGCACCCAGGGCCGGCTGGCCGCCGCCGGACGCTCCCTCGTCGGCCACTTCGGGGTGCGCCCGGGCGACGTGCACTACGTCTGCATGCCCATGTTCCACGGCAACGCGGTGATCGCCGACTGGGCGCCCGCGCTGGCGGCCGGGGCGGGCGTGGCGCTGCGGCGGCGGTTCTCGGCGTCGCGGTTCCTGGCGGACGTACGGCGCTACCGGGCGACGTACTTCACCTATGTGGGCCGCGCCATCCAGTACGTCCTGGCCACCGAGCCGCGCCCCGACGACCGGGACAACCCCCTGAGGCTGGGCTTCGGCACCGAGGCGGGCGCGGTGGACGCGGCGGCCTTCGAGCAGCGCTTCGGCGTGCGGCTGGTGGAGGGCTACGGATCCTCCGAGGGCGGCGCGGCGATCCAGTGGCGGCCCGGCACCCCGGCGGGCGCGGTCGGGAAGGCGGCGCCCGGCGACGACCTCGTCGTCCTCGACCCGGAGACCCGCAAGGAGTGTCCCCGGGCCGTCTTCGACCGTGCCGGGCGGCTGCTCAACGGGGACGAGGCCATAGGAGAGCTGGTCAACCGGGGCCCGAACCCCTTCGAGGGCTACTGGCGCAACCCCGCCGCGGAGGCCGAGCGCAGGAGGGACGGCTGGTACTGGACCGGCGACCTGTTCTACCGGGACGCCGACGGGTTCTACTACTTCGCCGGGCGCACCGACGACAGGCTGCGCGTCGACAGCGAGAACCTCGCCGCCGCGATGATCGAGAACATCCTCGCCCGGTACGGGGCAGCGGTCGCCGTCGCCGTGTACGCGGTGCCGGACCCGGTGACCGGGGACCAGGTGATGGCGGCGATCGCCGGAACCTTCGATCCGGACGCCTTCGCCGCGTTCCTCCTCGCCCAGCCGGACCTCGGGACGAAGATGGCGCCCCGGTTCGTGCGGGTGGTGGAGCGCATGCCGGTCACGGCCACGAACAAGATCGACCGGGCGAAACTCAGGAGGGAGGGTTTCCGGTGCGCCGATCCGGTGTGGTGGCGGCCGCCGGGCGAGAGCTCCTACCGGCGACTGACCGAGACGGACGCCGAAGGGCCCCTCGTCAGCACGAGAGGCCCTTCACCGGTGCGCCGCCAGGGACTCGAACCCCGGACCCGCTGA
- a CDS encoding DUF3592 domain-containing protein, whose protein sequence is MEALFHLVPALMIAGAVCAIVASLRRTRRIRSAWDGGLTAEGRCLRSYTTTSGGGETSVRTTLHHVYEFTTREGRTVRFEERNGPATTIEGDFVTVHYTAEHPERATAHPPARGRLAAESGCLLAFFGVFIAFCLAFMVVVHTMFSAADDFLP, encoded by the coding sequence ATGGAAGCACTGTTCCACCTCGTGCCGGCCCTCATGATCGCCGGCGCTGTGTGCGCGATCGTCGCGTCGCTCCGGCGCACGCGGCGGATCAGGAGCGCCTGGGACGGGGGGCTCACCGCCGAGGGGCGGTGTCTGCGGTCGTACACCACGACCAGTGGCGGCGGCGAGACGTCCGTGCGCACCACGCTGCACCACGTGTACGAGTTCACCACGCGCGAGGGCCGCACCGTCCGCTTCGAGGAGCGCAACGGCCCCGCGACGACGATCGAGGGCGACTTCGTCACCGTCCACTACACCGCCGAGCACCCGGAGCGGGCGACGGCACACCCCCCGGCGCGCGGCAGGCTCGCGGCGGAATCCGGCTGCCTGCTCGCGTTCTTCGGCGTGTTCATCGCCTTCTGCCTCGCCTTCATGGTCGTCGTCCACACGATGTTCTCCGCGGCGGACGACTTCCTGCCCTAG
- a CDS encoding SPFH domain-containing protein encodes MESVPRLIQNEVTAEIPVHLLFRDDPEPAPVPLRPAVVGSRQGTGEQPRFRRRVPAPGRPAPRTVPGLVERPARVLPGTVGVLAGACGAAGCVLTSWWAGALPPLAAQALRLPASAGVAGPGLAQWAAYAGAGVLGLAGFGGLTRGRTGRAWVLGLCGRYRGTVRRTGLMWVNPLVRRRGVDVRLRHWRSGPMPAVDVDGVPLRVAVLVVWRVRDTARAALGIDDHETYLRECVEAALTRVPVETPGGGRGPVEETADTLSRLVARETAPVGLEVFSVAPARVEYAPEVAAMHRRGIAALQARDRAGGSPAGTVPAATFGDTFDDVTF; translated from the coding sequence ATGGAATCCGTTCCGCGGCTGATCCAGAACGAGGTGACCGCCGAGATCCCCGTCCACCTGCTCTTCCGCGACGATCCCGAGCCGGCGCCGGTGCCCCTCCGGCCGGCGGTCGTGGGCAGCAGGCAGGGCACGGGTGAGCAGCCGCGCTTCCGGCGCCGGGTGCCCGCTCCGGGCCGTCCGGCGCCTCGGACGGTCCCCGGCCTGGTGGAGCGGCCGGCCCGGGTCCTGCCGGGGACGGTGGGGGTGCTGGCCGGGGCCTGCGGGGCGGCGGGCTGTGTGCTGACCTCGTGGTGGGCGGGGGCGCTGCCGCCGCTCGCGGCGCAGGCGCTGCGGTTGCCGGCGTCCGCGGGCGTCGCCGGGCCGGGCCTCGCGCAGTGGGCCGCGTACGCCGGGGCCGGGGTGCTCGGGCTGGCCGGGTTCGGCGGGCTGACCCGCGGCCGGACCGGTCGGGCCTGGGTGCTCGGCCTGTGTGGCCGCTACCGGGGGACGGTCCGGCGCACCGGGCTGATGTGGGTCAACCCGCTGGTGCGGCGCCGCGGGGTCGACGTGCGGCTGCGGCACTGGCGCAGCGGGCCGATGCCGGCCGTCGACGTGGACGGGGTGCCGCTGCGGGTCGCCGTGCTCGTGGTGTGGCGGGTACGGGACACCGCGCGGGCCGCGCTCGGGATCGACGACCATGAAACGTATCTGCGCGAGTGTGTGGAGGCCGCGCTGACCCGGGTTCCGGTGGAGACGCCCGGCGGGGGGCGAGGGCCGGTGGAGGAGACCGCGGACACGCTGAGCCGGCTGGTCGCGCGGGAGACGGCGCCGGTGGGGCTGGAGGTGTTCTCCGTAGCCCCGGCCCGCGTCGAGTACGCCCCGGAGGTCGCCGCCATGCACCGGCGCGGCATCGCGGCGCTTCAGGCGCGGGACCGGGCGGGCGGGTCCCCCGCGGGCACGGTCCCGGCCGCGACGTTCGGGGACACGTTCGACGACGTCACGTTCTGA